The following proteins are encoded in a genomic region of Necator americanus strain Aroian chromosome II, whole genome shotgun sequence:
- a CDS encoding hypothetical protein (NECATOR_CHRII.G4939.T1), with protein sequence MKHSNAATPLGTHRRTCHENAAFSAKFISYEPEIVVRKILVAFWVDGKDPKTNGKKERISIGQAIPLCGGVLTSLQRSYGGNNNNLDSFGSWFRIVTSQEDNDLFWLRRLRGSLAKVLPLQTRTKGGNAETLATIKNTIEGITPRI encoded by the coding sequence ATGAAACACTCGAATGCAGCGACCCCTCTCGGAACTCATCGCAGAacatgtcatgaaaatgctgcTTTCTCTGCCAAGTTcatatcgtacgaacccgaaattgtggTTCGCAAAATTCTAGTGGCGTTTTGGGTAGATGGAAAAGACCCAAAAACGAATGGAAAGAAAGAGCGCATTAGTATTGGTCAAGCGATTCCACTATGTGGAGGTGTGCTAACGTCATTGCAACGCAGCTACGGAGGTAATAACAACaatttggactcttttggttcTTGGTTCCGTATTGTGACATCTCAAGAGGATAATGACTTGTTCTGGCTAAGGCGTTTGAGAGGATCTCTTGCAAAAGTTCTGCCTTTGCAGACTCGGACGAAAGGGggcaacgccgaaacgttagccacaaTAAAGAATActattgaaggcatcactccacgaatctga
- a CDS encoding hypothetical protein (NECATOR_CHRII.G4940.T1) — protein MSKMLADSVVKATAVKNVKRGDEEQDEHKLQSTPPSDSRSTRKNKINQKVENVQKIGWSLTAYWTASPFRKIWITSAIQLYKLCSSRIVKCLIAVKGGPPQEGEYTKFETTAAKQRPAVVIEPANKITCEIEQINLSYPQEEQNADESMKRKTNVKAEKLESPENAAIPDQNHNDEQNHNDEQNHNDEQ, from the exons ATGTCGAAAATGTTG GCCGATTCTGTTGTGAAGGCCACCGCTGTTAAAAACGTGAAAAGGGGAGATGAGGAACAAGATGAACATAAATTACAG TCTACACCACCAAGTGACAGCAGATCAAcgagaaagaataaaataaatcagaaaGTCGAGAATGTTCAGAAGAttg GTTGGTCTTTGACAGCGTATTGGACAGCATCACCTTTCCGAAAGATCTGGATAACTTCCGCCATACAACTGTACAAGTTATGTAGCTCGCGTATAGTCAAATGTCTGATTGCAGTAAAAGGAGGTCCACCACAA GAGGGAGAATAcacgaaattcgaaacaaCAGCTGCAAAACAACGTCCTGCTGTGGTGATCGAACCAGCAAACAAAATCACATGCGAAATAGAACAGATCAATTTGTCATATCCACAGGAGGAACAGA ACGCCGATGAGTCgatgaaaaggaaaacgaatgtgaaagctgaaaaattagaaagccCTGAAAATGCTGCCATACC ggATCAAAATCACAACGATGAACAAAATCACAACGATGAGCAAAATCACAACgatgaacaataa
- a CDS encoding hypothetical protein (NECATOR_CHRII.G4940.T2): MAEEVKVASLSERHKQKKSESSVNCDSKVIVHRRSRRHGNAITKSKKSRSQKKRRGGRKRSQKKLSAVSGRSGKTPVSGKKVSHVKNHSDKNKEKSLWTKKMSKMLADSVVKATAVKNVKRGDEEQDEHKLQSTPPSDSRSTRKNKINQKVENVQKIGWSLTAYWTASPFRKIWITSAIQLYKLCSSRIVKCLIAVKGGPPQEGEYTKFETTAAKQRPAVVIEPANKITCEIEQINLSYPQEEQNADESMKRKTNVKAEKLESPENAAIPDQNHNDEQNHNDEQNHNDEQ, encoded by the exons ATGGCCGAAGAAGTGAAAGTAGCAAGTCTGTCGGAGCGTCATAAACA gaaaaaatcggaatCGAGTGTAAATTGTGATAGTAAGGTAATAGTACATCGTCGTTCTCGTCGGCATGGTAACGCAATAAC GAAGAGTAAGAAGAGCCGATCACAAAAGAAG CGAAGAGGTGGGAGAAAGAGATCACAAAAGAAGTTGTCTGCAGTCTCAG GAAGATCAGGAAAAACACCagtatcaggaaaaaaagtttctcaCGTGAAAAATCATTccgacaaaaacaaagaaaaaagtctttgGACTAAGAAGATGTCGAAAATGTTG GCCGATTCTGTTGTGAAGGCCACCGCTGTTAAAAACGTGAAAAGGGGAGATGAGGAACAAGATGAACATAAATTACAG TCTACACCACCAAGTGACAGCAGATCAAcgagaaagaataaaataaatcagaaaGTCGAGAATGTTCAGAAGAttg GTTGGTCTTTGACAGCGTATTGGACAGCATCACCTTTCCGAAAGATCTGGATAACTTCCGCCATACAACTGTACAAGTTATGTAGCTCGCGTATAGTCAAATGTCTGATTGCAGTAAAAGGAGGTCCACCACAA GAGGGAGAATAcacgaaattcgaaacaaCAGCTGCAAAACAACGTCCTGCTGTGGTGATCGAACCAGCAAACAAAATCACATGCGAAATAGAACAGATCAATTTGTCATATCCACAGGAGGAACAGA ACGCCGATGAGTCgatgaaaaggaaaacgaatgtgaaagctgaaaaattagaaagccCTGAAAATGCTGCCATACC ggATCAAAATCACAACGATGAACAAAATCACAACGATGAGCAAAATCACAACgatgaacaataa